Proteins encoded within one genomic window of Oncorhynchus tshawytscha isolate Ot180627B linkage group LG02, Otsh_v2.0, whole genome shotgun sequence:
- the LOC112221994 gene encoding mitochondrial potassium channel, with product MRSGGKPLIPWCHGTSCLYRFHIPWTVRGTVYSSRSYSTQQQKPPQPKDDRVDKPAVPIQEHAIATIQNLTDLGKQWGQKSMSTASNTVNYWWERYEEFVGLNEVRYAQSKVTEAEKAFMVARGMVREAHGSLEALQVRLKEVRDRLDRVSREEAHYLELATLEHKLLQEERRMRTAYENAEGAEREKFALFSAGVRESHEKERTRTERTKNWSVIGSVLGTFIGVMGSTYINRVRLQELKTLLLEAQKGPVNLQEAIKVQASMHKSQQEELRGLIDTLRTILQHRAAQAEKDVKKPVAGPVLVPEPIVVPPPPQPSPSASETVLKEILLYSQKAQVLIEGVQPQLGQLDQGVGKVESELKDVKNLIETYHREEKPPVVIRQQDSQMFVCETESVMQGIDQTEKRLEAQINQTTMYNTVLAYVALAVTVPALYIFFRGV from the exons ATGAGGTCCGGAGGGAAACCGCTCATACCATGGTGCCATGGAACTTCATGTCTCTACCGTTTCCACATCCCTTGGACGGTCAGAGGGACTGTGTATTCCAGCAGGAGCTACAGCACACAACAACAGAAACCACCACAGCCAAAAGATGACCGAGTTGATAAACCTGCTGTGCCTATTCAGGAGCATGCCATAGCTACAATACAGAATCTGACTGACTTGGGGAAGCAATGGGGGCAGAAGTCTATGAGCACTGCCTCAAACACAGTTAACTACTGGTGGGAGAGGTACGAGGAGTTTGTAGGCCTGAATGAAGTCAGATATGCCCAGTCTAAAGTTACAGAG GCAGAAAAGGCCTTCATGGTGGCCAGAGGGATGGTGCGTGAGGCCCATGGCAGCCTGGAGGCCCTACAGGTCCGGCTGAAGGAGGTGAGAGATCGACTGGATCGGGTCTCACGAGAGGAGGCCCACTACCTGGAGCTGGCCACGCTGGAGCACAAGTTGCTGCAG GAGGAACGTCGCATGCGAACAGCCTACGAAAACGCAGAGGGGGCTGAAAGGGAGAAGTTTGCCTTATTCTCAGCGGGTGTACGTGAGAGCCACGAGAAAGAACGGACGCGGACGGAGCGCACCAAGAACTGGTCCGTGATAGGCTCTGTACTCGGTACCTTCATAGGGGTCATGGGTTCTACCTATATCAACAGGGTACGCCTACAGGAGCTGAAGACTTTACTACTAGAGGCCCAGAAAGGACCAGTCAACCTACAGGAAGCTATCAAAGTCCAGGCCAGTATGCATAAGTCTCAACAAGAGGAACTGAGAGGCCTTATAGACACCCTGAGGACGATACTACAGCATAGAGCAGCTCAGGCTGAGAAAGATGTGAAGAAGCCAGTGGCAGGTCCTGTTCTGGTTCCGGAACCCATCGTGGTTCCGCCTCCACCCCAACCCTCTCCAAGTGCGTCTGAGACAGTTCTAAAAGAGATATTGCTCTATAGCCAGAAGGCACAGGTTCTTATAGAAGGAGTCCAGCCCCAGCTTGGGCAGCTTGACCAGGGTGTTGGGAAGGTTGAATCAGAACTCAAGGACGTGAAGAATTTAATTGAGACGTATCATAGAGAAGAGAAGCCACCTGTCGTGATAAGACAACAAGATTCACAGATGTTTGTATGTGAAACAGAGAGTGTTATGCAAGGAATTGACCAGACGGAGAAAAGACTTGAGGCTCAGATAAACCAGACTACCATGTACAACACTGTTCTGGCTTACGTTGCGCTTGCTGTCACTGTACCTGCGCTGTATATTTTCTTTAGAGGTGTTTGA
- the LOC112222026 gene encoding translation machinery-associated protein 7 — translation MSGREGGKKKPLKAAKKATKEMDDDEMAFKQKQKEDQKALEALKTKAAGKGPLTGGGIKKSGKK, via the exons ATGTCCGGAAGAGAAG GTGGTAAGAAGAAGCCCTTAAAAGCTGCCAAGAAAGCGACTAAGGAGATGGATGAT GATGAAATGGCCTTCAAACAAAAGCAGAAAGAAGACCAGAAAGCCTTGGAGGCGTTGAAGACGAAAGCAGCAGGAAAAGGACCTTTGA CTGGTGGCGGAATCAAGAAGTCTGGAAAGAAGTGA